The genomic window attgcataCTGTTCAGAACTCCACTCTGCGATTTATAAATTGCTTCAATGAATTCGAGGTAAATGGTAggcttgaaaatttatttgttcgcGGTCTGCTTACGATCCTACAGGATCAAGGTTGGAATGCGATCATGAAGAGAGAAACGATATACGTAAGATATGAGGTGACACATGCACCTTGACGCATTCAGGAACGACGAGAGAAACAATAGAATCACCGTGATTTCagaattatgaaaaatttatcctCTTACCAAGGAAAACGAACTCCTGCGTCTTCCACGCGCAAGTTTTTAAATCGTCGATTCATCGCTCTCCGTTGATTAACTTCGCGTCGTGGTACTTCGCGCAAATTTCAGCTTTCAGTGCTATTTATATTTTGGAGCACGATGTAATAGATTTCATTGATCATTGACTTCGATGCGTTTTAAGGGTAAAGTCGATACTCcctgcgcaaaaaaaaaaaaaaaaaaaaaagaaaaagaacagtCCAAGAAGAATAGATCAATGCTGCTCgttgttaaaaatagatgTTACTTGTTTCTCCATTTCATCTGAGGTCGAGCTCTTTTCGTGGACACGATCCTGCATGGATTCGTTACGTTTAACGCCCCGACCCCGCTCGTGGGAGTCGCGCGTGGCGTTCGAGGTGAGAGACGGGTTAGGTTAAGTTAGGATAGAAGTCGGCCGTTTGCTCCGCCAATAACGCGGGCCGCTTGGGTGTGGTTATTAGTGCCGTGGGATCGCAGCGATTGTTCTTTTATGAGAGCATAGTTTACGTTGCGTGCCTAGACGGCCGGACGTGTCTCGGTCTCACTTTCCGCGATCGTCTCGGCAGCGACGACATGAAGAAGAGGAGCCTGTCGGGCaacgtcggcgtcggcgtcttCCTGGTGGGATTCGTCTGCGTGTGCGTCGCGTTTGGTACGCCCTCCTGGTTAGTCAGCGACCCGCGGATCGTCGGCGCGCAGCTCGACCGACTCGGCCTTTGGCGGCACTGCTTCAGGTCGCTGCCCAATCCCCAGGAGTCCGACGCGCCCAGGCGATTCTTCGTCGGCTGCAGATGGGTCTACGACCCATTCACCGCGGGCTACTCCGAGATCCGTGGCTTCCTTCTGCCTCGTAAGTCATCGCACGGCGACccgagataaaagaaaaattgtgtatcgattaatttttctcccCGAGCGCTGAAGAGGCTGTACCGTCGTGGatgtctattaaaaaataatagagcATCCTGTATAATGGTTTTACCATATATTTACAATTCGTCAATTTTCTGTTGCAGCGTTTATGATCGCCACGCAAGTATTCTTCACGCTATGCTTCCTACTGGGCCTGATCTCATTCTTTTTGATACTGCTCTTCACTCTGTGCTGCGATCCAGAGCGAAAGAGATACATTGAGCTAATAAATACCATCGGTTACTTGCTGCTGGCAAGTGGTCTCAGTGGTGGCTTGGCTGTCATCATCTTTGCATGCCTTGGCAATGCGGACGGTTGGATGCCCGGACACGCGAATAATTATCTGGGATGGTCTTTCGCCCTGGGCGTCATCGGCAGTGTTCTGACGCTGATCGCAAGCGGTTTGCTGCTCGTAGAGGCAAACGTAcaacgaaagaaacgagaCTACTTAAAGGAATCTCAAACGCGTTTTCAACTCGAATCTCGTGCCTAGAATAAGGTCATGCACAGCAATGgcaatttacaattttctgtACTAAAAGTCTGTAGTACCATTCCGTCCACAGGGTGCAACATTTTATCGTGAAATCGTGTTTTATagaatgtacaaaaaaaaacagatctgtattaatttaagtttagaaaatatgtaatacgtttaatatttttgtacaatattttatatattctttttatataacattacGTATATGGGATCGTAATATTGTACGATACTATTAttaacgatatatatatatgggaCGATATATACGCGTCTTAAAatacttgcaaaaaaaaaatgtgcaaagTGTTAGATAATAATGGAAAGGTCCAcggttttttatttgaaacgagtcttttttcttgtttagTATAAAGTTTCATCGATCTATAGACTGCAGTGAAAAGAGTTATCCGTGCACAAGTGCTGCTACGTAAATAATCGCGCGggtactctttttttttttccattaatgTAACATCGTtcgttaaatctttttatataattttttaacaaatatgcTCTCGTAATTTCAACTTAAATTTTATcacaagaattaattattttttaggaCTTGTGTAATTTCTCATGAACTTTTTAGTGTTTTAAGACGTGAATTATTGAAATACCTTGTATATTacttacatatgtataattatattgttaaacTTTATGCACAAGATTTATGATAATTGCACAATGCAGCTACTCAGTTTTCCAGCGACATGTCTGAGAAAACCTTAACGAGATTAATTGGGTAAAATAACTTTTGTATCTCCGTCCGTTACTAAATAAAACttctaatatataaaataaattattctttacagtctcaacgttatttaaatttatacaattaaaataaataacgttctATTCGTTAGgtaaaaaaacttgaaatatttctcatttatgctaataaaaaaaaaaaaaaaaatatttgaaagtcctgaattattttttttctaatagtaacaaaagtattatcgagttcttttatttaatattatttttttaatgtttgtGAATTTATCCGTctcataataaaatatgtataataaataattatttattagtagACTTATAGAAAATGAGCTATATTATCGACGGACGAAATAACAATTTGATGGCAAAGTACAATGTCTTTCCGTTAGCAAAATTGGTAGCGGTAGTATGACTGTTTAGTGTTTGGGTGTGGCGAGAGTTTTGATAGAGAAAACTTGATTGAAAAAAACGGCAACGATAATCATAAACGACCGAATTATACAAAGCGATCGGTTTCGCTGGCCTTAATTAAAAGGCCATCATGTCGGTGGACAAGCAAGAATATCACAAGGCGTCCAGTAAGTAACTGATTAAATCAATCAATAAATGAAGCGATTTCTAATAACCTGTACATCCttttgatcttttttttttttttctttccttctatTAATAGATGCGGTTGTTTTCGGCGGGGGGCTCACTTTCGTGGCACTTTTCCTCTTGATGATGGCATTTATAAGGTAAACATATCTAATTCTGTGTAGCTGTTAAAATTGTTGatgtcgaaataaatttagaacaCCGAAACATTACTGATTTTCCATACGATTTCCAGTCCGTATTGGATAGAATCGTATCAGGACACATTCAATAACTTCAAACACATGGGACTTTGGGAGTATTGTTTCGAACAATTTCGTTATCCTTACTATCAGTTCGATAAGCAGTTTGACGGCTGTCATCACATATTCTCGCAAGAATATTACGTCATAAGAGAGTGGCTGCTGCCAGTGTGGCTAATGGTAGTGCAGGCGTTTGTCACATTAGCTTTGATGCTTTCTATCTTTGCGTTCTTTGTGATCTCGATGATCTGGATACGCTGGCCGTTGAGATTCGTCCTGCACTACGAGTGGATTCTAACGTCTGTCGCGTTTGTATGCGATGCAGTAGCTGGTAAGTGCACGAGTTAACGTTTTCAAGATAAAAGTTATCaagtgattatttttaatcgaaataatcGTTGATTTCAGgcgcatttctttttctggcaGTCTCCATATTCGGTGGACAATGTTGGCGTCGGGACTGGTTAATGTATCCGAATTTCAATCACCTGTCATGGTCATACGCTTTTGCAGTTATATCGTTCATGATCCATACATTCGCTGCGTTCTTTCTTTACTTAGACGCGCGAATGGGTTATAGACTGCGTAAAGAATCTCGGAATTTAGTGATGCAAATGCAACCAAATCCACAATCTCATGGCCATCATTCACCGACGCGAAGCggatacgtataatttaatattaaactgcgtgcttttttttacgaaaagttAAAACCATGTGCAAGGTTCGtatgtttaattaacaagtaaaatatttgtttcgtAAGAGAATCTACGTACGCTAATCGTGCACAGTTTTAATCCGTCCAAATTTGTTAAACCAGTGGTttaaaaaagacgaaaaatttatatacatatttttacgattatttttagtaaataaCTTTATAAGACTGGTCAACAGCAGTCGGTAGATTTTACATTCAATCTtcatttgtatataatttaaggatttaaaaaagattttacgtACGCTTGTTAAGATTATCGCCTTCTTTCAAGCTAATGAATTTACTCGACTTTCTTGAAGCTAATTCGCTTAAACGTGAATAATCTCCGTCCATTGTTACACTCACGTATGCAAACGACTTTTTATATCAccgtttatatatatttttataaatatcatatATTGTGTATAAGATCAATTAACTTACAAATATAtgcgagaaattaattgacgaattaaattataaaggtagattattaaaattacttaccCGGAACATTTGCTTTCGATGCAACTTCGAGCACACAGCGCATACTGTCTATTTCAAGATTTGCATCAAGAACAATGAGACTCGCTTCTTCGAGATGCAACTGATATTCCTTTATCAGTTTCGGAGTAATTGCGGCGAAAGATTCCGCTTCACTGATGCAAAAGTAGCATTCACCATTAACATCTACTATCACGGTAaatctataatataaaaaaatagaaataatcaCGTAAGAACAAATCTACTGGGATTTAAAtaatctcatttttattataaaaagtaaaataattaaataatcaaaccAGAACTAATTacacttgtttttttttacagattctCTTAACTTTcgattgattaaataattattccggTGAATttggatattttattacgcattACTGCAAAATGATTGAATAAGTCTCTTGCTGTCTGAAAATATTCGTTAAAGGAGCAACATAATTTACGATTCGTACTTGGTGGTACTGATATCCGACAGACATTTCACCGTCTTTCCTCCGACTCCTAGGCTCTCAAGAATGACCTTCCCGTACTCGTCTTCTCCGACGACGGATATGAGACGTGTGTTATCTAAGCCGAGCTTAAGCAACGCATCAGCAACATTTCGTCCGACCCCGCCGCTGCTGCATCTCCTTCGGGCAGTATACGTTCTACCGTCgttctgaaaataaaacaatccctttgaaattaattataattcacgTTTGCTAGTCAATCTATTTATTCACccaagaattatattttttcacgcgatgagaaagaaaaggagcgGAAGAAGGTGGAACATGGATTAAGATCGTAAAAATCTATTTTGAAAAAGCGCATTATAGAAAAAGTACGTTTAGCAAAAAAGTAGCCTGCGGCAATAAGGGTTGCTGTATACCCTCGGTTTCCTCCAGTTTGTAAAGATTCAATTACACGTTGAGCGTTCGGTCTAGGGTCGTATAGCCGGGAGCGAATACTCGAGGAAAGTACGCCACCCCCGTAATATTCAAGTTGGTATATAGTATAGTATTTACTCCCTTCTTTTTCACCCTGTTCCTATGTATATCTTAATATACGGTATAGCCAGCGCCTACGTATTCTATGCtgtctcgctttctctctctggcTGTCTCTTTCATACCACGTCCGGTGGTAACATACGGCTGGACATTTTTATCTCTCCACCTCTTCTTTCCTCCTGAGCTCTATTTCTACGTTTTCAGCGCTGTGCTTGGCGCAACGCGCACCCTTTAGCAAACGGGATCTTATAGGTCAGATCAATTTTTCGCTACGACGGCTCTACGTTTCAATTAAACTAACAAGGATCAGTCCTTTGACAGTATGAAATAGCGATATCGGCACGCGTGATAATCCCCCCGTTATAGTCGGATCAGCTGATAGATGAAAGCTCAGGTCGGGCACTTCCGATAGTCCGACCTTGCGTTACTCCCTTCGCGTGTCTTCCCTCTATCTATCAGTCTGGCTTGCGGGTGGCGAGTGGCGACTGGCGGTGGTATTGGTGGGTCTGGTAGCAGAGCTTCCTCAAATCTCGAGCCAATCCGGTTGCCTATCTCGGGCGCCTTGGTCACAGTGACCACCCCCGCGAGCTACGTTCAGGAGTCGCGTGTTCTCCCCGCCGAcaggataaagaaaaagagagagacagaggcCGCAAGATAGAGAAAAAAGATAGGTAAAGAAAGCCGCAGTCGCGGCCGCGCGTGTCCGCCTGGAAGAGCGTTTGATGCGTAGGGAGCGCGGGGCGAGAAGCGTCGGgcgtcgtcgcgacgacgacgacgacggtaacGACGCTTCGCAGGCGACGCAGGCTTTGGTTGGTCGCGCGCACTCGGCTCTGGCGGGTCTCCGTGATCCGTGGCAGTGAGAGGaagcgcgtcgcgacgcgtcgcgCCGCTCCGCTTCCACCAAGTGTCGTGCGAGCGACATGCGCTACGGCTGCCGACGGCCTTGTCAAGTGTTGATCGTCACCAAGACGAGGCCGCGACCGAGGCCAGCAGCGAGGGAGATTTCGTCGGGAGCGCAGCCGAAGACTACGGGGTGCTGCTGCTGAAAGGACGCATGACGAGGATACACGAGCGTTTATCGCCATGAGCGACGACGTCGTGGACGACGTTGCCGAGGAGGATTCTCACGGCGATGCACGTGAAAGAAGCGCTATCACcaccacgacgacgacgacgaagaaggCGACGACGACCGCGTTCCTCGCGCTATTCACCGCACGTACCGCGGTACGATCGGCCCGACTGACGACATCCGGATGTAACGATTCCGCAGCATTCCTGCATATTACGTCGTAGGACATCTCGTCGAGCCTCGAACTCTTCAAGACTTTTTCGCTTCTCTCGAGTGCTTCGCGTCTGAAGAGAAGTCGGATCTCCCGTACCGGACGAAAATgctttacgtaaaaaaaaaggactctctctctctcgatcttTCCGAGGATCTTCCTTGAAGAAAAGGtctgaaaaattaagaaaagcgAAACCTCGCTTTCTGATAGCGCGTGTGCCTTTCGTCGAAGCGGTATCTGGGATCTACACAaaggtatttaattaatctaacaAGCCGGcttgtatataataataaaaaatcaccGCGGGATTCGTCTCTTTGGTATCTATTcgcgggggaggaaaaaaaaaaattttttttttttaattaaaagtaccGTTCGCTGCTGCATTAAAGGAAACCTTGGTGCATCGGGATGTGCCGCTTTTCGAGCGATTTTAACCATTAGGCGGTTACGTCGATGCGATTTTGAGCGACGGAACGGGCGACGATCGGTGGTAAGCAGCGAGCTGACGTGATGCGTAACAGCGTTGTTGCATGTGGCGAAAATAGGACGAAGCGTAACGAGCGACGATAAATTCCTTCAGGAAAGTCGGGAGGAAGATTGCATAACGGCCACGTTCCCTCCCTACATCCATCACCTAACCACCTTCCACTTCTCTTGCACGCGGgcacgagcgcgcgcgcgcgctcgcctCCGCGTCTCCACCTCGTCatcctttctctccctttaGTTTTTATCTATTCTTCTCTATGAATGTCACCTGGTATCGATGTCTAATTAAAGATTGCCCGACGACCCTTTTTGCCGCGGCCGTGGCCCTGCTCGGCGCGCAAGGTGCGCAAGGTGCGCGATTTACTCCCGTTCTCTCGTCCCTCGCTCCGGCATCCGGCGTCGGGAAAGGATTGCACGCGGTACGCGACATCGATCCGCGCGcgcctcttctctctctctcgctcgcctgctcttttttcctttttttctgttttttttttttcttttccctccgtGGGATTATGTAAAGCAGGCAGTACTGGACGCCGGCCAGGACGTTGACTGTTCGTCTCCGtgacgttgaaaattgtttcttCGTTAGGACGAAAAGAGGTAaccgctcgccgccgacgtTCCCTCCGACCCTCCCCCTATTTTCTCTCGGTCGCCTCCCTTTCGCTCATCCATATGTACTCCGAGCTCGTGTCATGTGTCGGTGTGAAAGGCGCGCTAACGCGCAGGGTTTAAACGATCGATGGGCCCCTtatcgctctctcgctcttccgTGTTTTCATTACAATGCGCCACTCGCGTACACTCGCGGTGGCGGTCTGTGCATGTGTGCATGGAACGTGAGTGCCGATGCACGGAAACGGGAACACATTTTGGCGCATCGCCCTGCCCGAACCGATATCGGCGATGCCTATGTTCGCGCGACCCTGACGAGGATAATCTCGGGATGATCTGTGTCTACCGTAGATACATCGATAATCTTTATCAAGATCAGCCGCTTTAGATACATAGGCGGCGATTTTCCGCTTTCACCTTCGCCTTTTATTTCCTAAACTGTTGAATCTCCTCGACTCAATCTCACTtgttcgtaattaaattatatatgtctTTTCACATTCATCAGATAAGCTGTATCTGCTGTTCTCCTTCAACGATTCGTCGAGCCGGCGACGCTTCGCGCCGATATATTCACTCAAGCGCATATCCTATCTCTATCTCGCACGATTTATCTCTGTCCCTCCTCGGAGAAGCTACATAGTTCTAGGCAGCCGAGGATCGATAAATAGAATCGCCTATCGCACGCTACAACTGTCAGAAAGAAATACAATCCACCGAAGCTCACGCTAGCCTTCTCCCGCTGTGTTGGCTTTCACTCGAAAGCGCACGCACGTTGATTTCCGCTCAACCCCCGCGCCTCGTTAGACCAAAAAGTGACCAAGCAAGGAAGGATGATGTTAAATCCCGTGGCGTGGTGAAGAAAAGCGATCCCTGAATCAAATTAAACACGTTTCATCTCAAATCTTGGAAAGATCGAGTAGTAAAACAGATTTGAAGATTTTTTACGTGACTATGAAAAGATCCATCTTTCCTAGACGTCATTTGCATATCATATCTTTGCAGGAGAATCGTTCCGGTTGCCGAAACGCCCGAGGATCGTCATCGCGGTGCTGAAGAGTGCATGACAGGTGCGCGTGACGAGGAGGACAAGGATGAACGTTAGCACGAACGACCTTCCGGTGCAACGATGCAGAACGATGTGCCTCGCGTGACTTGCGGCGGTCACGAGTAGAGAAAACGGTCTCCTCTTTTGGCATCGGCATTGGCATCACCTCCCTCGCCTTGCGTGAGTACCGCGGTGGCggccaccaccaccaccaacGGTGCAACGCGTTGACCCGTCTCTCCTATTCAGCTCCCCGAGTCTGCGGGGCACAATCCTTACGACGAGGACACGCACACCAGGGTGGCACGATAGTATGACGGTGATGCTGCTGCAACGTTCAATCACCCCGCAGTCGACGCACAGCCAAAAGACAGCGACGAAGGACTGCAGCGCGAAGCcgccttttctctttttgctgGACGACCGTGAGGAGAATCGGCATTCGACCGATACCAACACCACGACTACCACAAACTACAACAACAACAATAATAACAACAACAATATTAACaacaataataacaataataacgTCAACAATAATAACGTCTTTAAACGAGGCACCCGAAGAAGCAACAGCCGCGATCACGTCCCCGAGGCGCCGTCGTCGGTGACGTCCCAGCGACTCGCCGGCGGTGGTGAGGACGTCGCGATGCGATATTACCGCCTCTGGATCTACGCCTGTAACTTGGTACTGTTCGGTAGCGCGATCGGTTTCGCCGCCGCGGTGTCGCAGACTCTTCTCTTCACCGGCGACCCACGTCGGCACGTGGTGCCGGGTGTACCCCGTGTCTATGACCCTACCGCACTTTACGGCTATCTGGCACTGACGGCACAGCTAGGTCTGGTGCAACTCCTCGGTTGCATCGCCGCCAGGCGGCTCAGCGCCCGGTTGCTCAACATTTACTGGATATTACTACTGATACTATTATTCGGCGACGCAGTCGTCGGCGTCGTTTGGATCTTCCGCTTCGAGAAAATGCGCGCTGATCTCAGACCCACGCTCAAGCTACGTTTGCAGGTATGTCATCGACtgcctttcctttttctttttatttttttttcttcttcattcaGACAAAATCCTCGACTGTTTAATCGCACAGTCAAAAAGTAACAGTagcttctttcttctttctgccaaaataaattaatttttatacgctcaagttaatttttttttaataaaataagatcaGTAAATAACTCACTTATTAACTGGTTGATGCAATTCGCTGTTATTAAATTGCTTATGTTCGCAGATGGATTATGGTACAGAACCGCGGTTTACTGAACAGTGGGACCGACTTCAGCGAGATTTTACATGCTGCGGTGTAACTGGGCCAAGGGATTTTCCCAACGTCTACTGGCCGCAGACTTGCTGCGGCCCCAGCGTAAACGAGACCGAACCCTGCCAACATCCGTACGCACGCGGCTGCGAGGACACTCTCATACGTTGGCTCAGAAAAACGGCGGACTTGTTGTTCGTCATCGGCTTCTGTGTCATCGCCTTCGCGAAACTCTGTTTTCTCGGTATTCTACGCTACGAGATAAGAGAAATGATACAGAAAATACGACTTCTAAGAGAGCCACCACCGCCAGCCACGCCGTTTGCACAACCGCCTTTTTCCCAGGTGTTGCCGGACACCGCCAATAACGGCAGCATCGCGAGACGCACAACGTTGCCCAACGCAGTTACGCCTTCTGGTTTGTTTCAGTTTAAAGTCCATCAACTTAATCACTCCAGATTAATTAACGCCGGAGCTCTACGATGCATTATCTAGATTTTACTTCCattagcgttataaaatacCATTTCTATAGTAGTGAAT from Cardiocondyla obscurior isolate alpha-2009 linkage group LG19, Cobs3.1, whole genome shotgun sequence includes these protein-coding regions:
- the Pck gene encoding uncharacterized protein Pck, with the translated sequence MSVDKQEYHKASNAVVFGGGLTFVALFLLMMAFISPYWIESYQDTFNNFKHMGLWEYCFEQFRYPYYQFDKQFDGCHHIFSQEYYVIREWLLPVWLMVVQAFVTLALMLSIFAFFVISMIWIRWPLRFVLHYEWILTSVAFVCDAVAGAFLFLAVSIFGGQCWRRDWLMYPNFNHLSWSYAFAVISFMIHTFAAFFLYLDARMGYRLRKESRNLVMQMQPNPQSHGHHSPTRSGYV
- the Sinu gene encoding uncharacterized protein Sinu; the protein is MKKRSLSGNVGVGVFLVGFVCVCVAFGTPSWLVSDPRIVGAQLDRLGLWRHCFRSLPNPQESDAPRRFFVGCRWVYDPFTAGYSEIRGFLLPPFMIATQVFFTLCFLLGLISFFLILLFTLCCDPERKRYIELINTIGYLLLASGLSGGLAVIIFACLGNADGWMPGHANNYLGWSFALGVIGSVLTLIASGLLLVEANVQRKKRDYLKESQTRFQLESRA
- the LOC139110191 gene encoding uncharacterized protein, whose product is MTVMLLQRSITPQSTHSQKTATKDCSAKPPFLFLLDDREENRHSTDTNTTTTTNYNNNNNNNNNINNNNNNNNVNNNNVFKRGTRRSNSRDHVPEAPSSVTSQRLAGGGEDVAMRYYRLWIYACNLVLFGSAIGFAAAVSQTLLFTGDPRRHVVPGVPRVYDPTALYGYLALTAQLGLVQLLGCIAARRLSARLLNIYWILLLILLFGDAVVGVVWIFRFEKMRADLRPTLKLRLQMDYGTEPRFTEQWDRLQRDFTCCGVTGPRDFPNVYWPQTCCGPSVNETEPCQHPYARGCEDTLIRWLRKTADLLFVIGFCVIAFAKLCFLGILRYEIREMIQKIRLLREPPPPATPFAQPPFSQVLPDTANNGSIARRTTLPNAVTPSGNASLLLQSDECNTGRHPLLANNLQDGGADSDTNSHCALILEESTPTSANNHNNCAAGGGREKSNGNNNYEMREFNRRLLLSNGTSPGVTVTGRQRETRST